Proteins from one Thaumasiovibrio subtropicus genomic window:
- the ltrA gene encoding group II intron reverse transcriptase/maturase, with the protein MEQISASANLNHALRRVKKNKGCAGVDRLDITATISKLRQASNGQALRQSLLDGSYQPQPVLGVEIPKPNGGVRQLGIPTVLDRVVQQAMTSVLTDIYEPKFSASSYGFRPNRSAHDALAAASRYIRDGRGYVVDIDLAKYFDTVNHDRLMYRLSQDIDDKRVLKLIRAYLQAGLMRNGIVEQRQRGTPQGGPLSPLLSNIVLDELDKELERRGHKFCRYADDCQIYVRSEEAAHRVKASITEFLEQKLKLTVNREKSAATRVTERAYLGHSFKRDEAILISKSAQAQMKKRVRRITKRNRGRELSVIITELTQYLRGWQHYFKLAIRKSAMQRLDEWIRRRLRCYRLKQRKRRYSIATWLQRQGVTERNAWKLAMSDKGWWHLALTPQLNHAMPVNWFNERELYSLRDGYESLKIYSEPPYATHACTVV; encoded by the coding sequence ATGGAACAAATCAGCGCCTCAGCGAATCTGAACCATGCTCTTCGACGCGTGAAGAAGAACAAGGGGTGCGCAGGTGTCGACAGGCTCGATATCACAGCGACCATCTCAAAACTTCGACAAGCTTCAAATGGGCAAGCGCTCCGGCAGAGTCTTCTGGACGGAAGCTACCAACCTCAACCAGTCCTTGGTGTAGAAATCCCTAAACCTAATGGTGGTGTAAGACAACTAGGCATCCCCACGGTGCTTGATAGGGTTGTTCAACAGGCAATGACATCGGTGCTGACTGATATCTATGAGCCTAAGTTCTCCGCCAGTAGTTATGGGTTCAGGCCGAACCGCAGTGCGCATGATGCGTTAGCAGCGGCAAGTCGCTATATCAGGGATGGTCGAGGTTATGTTGTAGATATCGACTTAGCGAAATACTTCGACACAGTGAACCACGATAGGCTGATGTACAGACTATCGCAGGACATTGATGATAAGCGAGTGTTAAAGCTAATCAGGGCATATCTACAGGCAGGCTTAATGCGAAATGGGATAGTTGAACAGAGACAACGAGGAACGCCACAGGGCGGGCCATTATCTCCGTTACTTTCTAATATCGTATTAGATGAACTGGATAAAGAGTTAGAGCGAAGGGGGCATAAGTTCTGTCGATATGCAGACGACTGCCAAATCTACGTTCGTAGTGAGGAAGCCGCCCATCGAGTCAAAGCGTCGATAACGGAGTTCTTGGAGCAGAAGCTAAAGCTCACGGTAAATCGTGAGAAAAGTGCCGCGACAAGAGTGACAGAGCGAGCTTACTTAGGCCATAGCTTCAAGAGAGATGAAGCAATCCTGATATCGAAATCGGCACAAGCTCAAATGAAGAAGCGAGTGCGGAGAATAACGAAGCGAAATCGAGGTCGAGAGTTATCGGTAATAATCACCGAGTTAACCCAATACCTACGAGGTTGGCAGCACTACTTCAAGCTCGCCATACGTAAGAGCGCGATGCAGCGTTTAGACGAATGGATACGACGTCGATTAAGATGCTACCGACTGAAGCAGCGCAAACGCAGATACAGTATAGCGACATGGTTACAGCGACAAGGTGTAACAGAGCGCAATGCGTGGAAGCTAGCGATGTCAGATAAAGGTTGGTGGCATCTGGCGTTAACGCCCCAGTTGAATCACGCCATGCCAGTTAACTGGTTCAATGAGAGGGAATTATACTCGTTGCGAGACGGGTATGAGTCACTGAAAATATATTCGGAACCGCCGTATGCGACCCACGCTTGTACGGTGGTGTGA
- the rpoD gene encoding RNA polymerase sigma factor RpoD, which yields MEQNPQSQLKLLVQKGKEQGYLTYAEVNDHLPEDIIDSDQVEDIIQMINDMGIKVVESAPDADDMMMSEDAADEDAVEAAAQALSSVENEIGRTTDPVRMYMREMGTVELLTREGEIDIAKRIEEGINQVQCSVAEYPEAIAHLLEQFDKVEAEELRLTDIISGFVDPNDEETAAPTATHIGSELSEADLEDEDKDLEEDDSDDDEEDEDDGSIDPELAREKFSELRSSYQSMATAIDTYGRADPRTLVAVEELSEIFKQFRLIPKQFDRLVSSLRDTMDRVRTHERLIMRICVDNSKMPKKNFVSFFSGNESSEHWIDEALSSGKPWADRLQNYEEDLRRSVQKLKGIEGETGLSVERIKDISRRMSIGEAKARRAKKEMVEANLRLVISIAKKYTNRGLQFLDLIQEGNIGLMKAVDKFEYRRGYKFSTYATWWIRQAITRSIADQARTIRIPVHMIETINKLNRISRQMLQEMGREPLPEELAERMQMPEDKIRKVLKIAKEPISMETPIGDDEDSHLGDFIEDTTLELPMDSATATNLRMATHEVLAGLTPREAKVLRMRFGIDMNTDHTLEEVGKQFDVTRERIRQIEAKALRKLRHPSRSETLRSFLDE from the coding sequence ATGGAGCAAAATCCGCAGTCTCAGCTAAAGTTACTTGTCCAAAAAGGCAAGGAACAAGGCTATCTGACCTACGCCGAAGTAAATGACCACCTGCCAGAAGATATTATTGATTCTGATCAGGTAGAAGACATCATTCAAATGATTAATGACATGGGTATTAAGGTGGTTGAAAGCGCCCCTGATGCCGATGATATGATGATGTCAGAAGACGCCGCAGACGAAGATGCCGTTGAAGCCGCAGCGCAAGCACTTTCTAGTGTTGAAAACGAAATTGGCCGCACCACTGACCCAGTTCGCATGTACATGCGCGAGATGGGTACTGTAGAGCTGTTGACCCGTGAAGGCGAAATCGACATTGCTAAACGCATTGAAGAAGGTATCAACCAAGTTCAATGTTCTGTTGCAGAATACCCAGAAGCTATCGCTCACCTACTCGAGCAGTTCGACAAAGTAGAAGCTGAAGAACTTCGTCTTACAGATATTATCTCCGGCTTTGTTGATCCTAATGACGAAGAGACCGCAGCCCCAACGGCTACGCATATCGGCTCTGAGCTGAGTGAAGCAGATCTAGAAGACGAAGATAAAGATCTGGAAGAAGACGATAGTGATGATGACGAAGAAGATGAGGATGATGGCAGCATCGATCCTGAACTTGCTCGTGAGAAGTTTTCTGAGCTTCGTTCAAGCTATCAATCAATGGCAACCGCGATCGATACTTATGGTCGTGCAGACCCACGTACGTTAGTTGCCGTTGAAGAGCTCTCTGAAATCTTCAAGCAGTTCCGCCTGATCCCTAAGCAGTTTGACCGCCTAGTGAGTTCATTGCGCGATACCATGGACCGTGTTCGTACTCACGAGCGTTTAATCATGCGTATCTGTGTTGATAACTCTAAGATGCCGAAGAAAAACTTTGTTTCCTTCTTTAGCGGCAATGAGTCAAGCGAACACTGGATTGATGAAGCGCTTAGCTCTGGCAAACCATGGGCTGACCGTCTTCAAAATTACGAAGAAGACTTACGTCGTAGCGTGCAAAAACTGAAAGGCATTGAAGGTGAAACCGGCCTATCTGTTGAGCGCATCAAAGACATTAGCCGTCGTATGTCGATTGGTGAAGCAAAAGCACGCCGTGCTAAAAAAGAGATGGTAGAAGCAAACTTGCGTCTTGTTATCTCTATTGCGAAGAAATACACCAACCGTGGTCTGCAGTTCTTGGATCTGATTCAAGAAGGTAACATCGGTTTGATGAAAGCCGTCGATAAGTTTGAATACCGTCGTGGTTACAAATTTTCGACCTACGCAACGTGGTGGATCCGTCAGGCAATTACACGTTCAATCGCTGACCAGGCACGTACTATTCGTATCCCTGTGCACATGATTGAGACCATCAACAAACTGAATCGTATCTCTCGTCAGATGCTTCAGGAGATGGGCCGTGAGCCGCTGCCAGAAGAGCTGGCAGAACGCATGCAAATGCCTGAGGACAAGATCCGCAAAGTACTGAAGATTGCCAAAGAGCCAATCTCAATGGAAACCCCAATCGGTGATGATGAAGATTCGCACCTAGGTGATTTCATTGAAGATACAACGCTAGAGCTGCCGATGGATTCCGCTACGGCAACCAACCTGCGTATGGCAACACACGAAGTACTCGCAGGCCTTACCCCTCGTGAGGCTAAAGTACTTCGTATGCGATTTGGTATCGACATGAATACCGACCATACGTTGGAAGAAGTTGGCAAGCAGTTTGATGTGACACGTGAGCGTATCCGTCAGATTGAAGCGAAAGCCCTTCGTAAACTACGTCACCCAAGCCGCTCAGAAACGCTGCGCAGCTTCCTTGACGAGTAA